In Quercus lobata isolate SW786 chromosome 12, ValleyOak3.0 Primary Assembly, whole genome shotgun sequence, a genomic segment contains:
- the LOC115972360 gene encoding leucoanthocyanidin dioxygenase-like — protein sequence MVTSVAPRVESLASSGIQAIPKEYVRPQEELNSIGNVFEEEKNNLGPQVPTIDLKNIESPDEAVREKCREELKKAAMEWGVMHLVNHGISDDLLDRVKKAGKIFFDLPIEEKEKYANEQVSGQIQGYGSKLANNASGQLEWEDYFFHLVYPEEKRDMSIWPRTPSDYIEATKEYAKQLRVLATKVFSVLSLGLGLEEGRLEKEVGGLEELLLQMKINYYPICPQPELALGVEAHTDISALTFILHNMVPGLQLFYQGKWVTAKCVPNSIIMHIGDTIEILSNGKYKSILHRGLVNKEKVRISWAVFCEPPKEKIILKPLPEVVSEAEPPLYPPRTFAQHIQHKLFRKTQDAALSAAALK from the exons ATGGTGACTTCAGTGGCTCCTAGAGTTGAAAGCTTGGCTAGCAGTGGCATCCAGGCAATCCCAAAGGAATATGTGAGACCCCAAGAAGAGCTAAACAGCATCGGCAATGTCTTCgaggaagagaaaaacaatCTTGGGCCTCAAGTTCCAACCATTGATTTGAAGAACATTGAATCTCCAGATGAGGCTGTTCGAGAGAAATGCCGCGAGGAGTTGAAGAAAGCTGCCATGGAATGGGGTGTCATGCACCTTGTTAACCATGGCATCTCCGATGACCTGCTTGACCGTGTGAAAAAGGCAGGGAAGATCTTCTTTGATCTCCCAAtagaggaaaaggaaaagtaTGCTAATGAACAGGTTTCAGGCCAAATTCAAGGGTATGGGAGCAAGCTAGCCAACAATGCTAGTGGGCAGCTTGAGTGGGAGGACTATTTCTTCCACCTTGTTTACCCTGAGGAGAAGCGTGACATGTCCATATGGCCTAGGACACCAAGCGACTACAT TGAGGCAACAAAAGAGTATGCAAAGCAATTGAGAGTCCTAGCGACCAAGGTATTCTCCGTACTATCCCTTGGCTTGGGATTGGAAGAAGGAAGGCTAGAGAAGGAAGTTGGTGGCCTGGAAGAACTACTTCTCCAAATGAAAATCAACTACTATCCCATATGCCCTCAACCAGAACTTGCTCTTGGTGTTGAAGCTCACACAGACATAAGTGCACTAACTTTCATTCTCCACAACATGGTTCCCGGCCTGCAACTTTTCTATCAAGGCAAGTGGGTCACAGCAAAATGTGTTCCAAATTCTATCATCATGCACATAGGGGACACGATAGAGATTTTGAGCAATGGTAAGTACAAGAGTATTCTTCACAGGGGACTGGTGAACAAGGAGAAAGTTAGGATCTCATGGGCAGTCTTTTGTGAGCCACCAAAGGAGAAGATCATCCTGAAGCCACTGCCGGAGGTTGTGTCCGAGGCTGAGCCACCACTCTACCCACCTCGCACCTTTGCTCAGCATATTCAACACAAGTTGTTCAGGAAGACCCAAGATGCTGCTCTTTCTGCTGCTGCTCTTAAATAA